The Snodgrassella alvi wkB2 genome window below encodes:
- a CDS encoding SDR family NAD(P)-dependent oxidoreductase: MKTILITGCSSGIGYATAQLLRQDNWHVYTSCRRAEDVERLRSEGFHSLQLDITNDEQIQAAIETVIAEFGHLDALFCNAGYGQTGAAEDLCRAALQEQFNTNVFGTWQCINAAMKIFRRQQHGRILVNSSILGYAAMPWRSAYTSSKFALEGLCDTLRHETHASGIYISLLEPGPITSRFRPNALIKFKQYIDVENSVHRAAYQAQLNRLQAAGSVAPFTLTAEQCAQVCARALNASKPKARYPVTVPAHLFWYLKKFLPISCLDWLCRTAVRKQGKSN; the protein is encoded by the coding sequence ATGAAAACTATTCTGATCACAGGCTGTTCCAGTGGTATCGGGTATGCAACTGCTCAGCTTCTGCGACAAGACAACTGGCACGTTTATACAAGCTGCCGTCGGGCAGAAGATGTAGAGCGCTTACGTTCAGAAGGTTTTCACAGTCTGCAACTGGATATTACCAATGATGAACAGATACAGGCAGCTATCGAAACCGTAATAGCCGAATTCGGCCACCTTGATGCTTTATTTTGCAATGCCGGTTATGGACAGACAGGCGCAGCCGAGGATCTTTGCCGGGCAGCCTTACAGGAACAGTTTAATACCAACGTATTCGGCACATGGCAATGCATCAACGCAGCAATGAAAATTTTCCGGCGTCAGCAGCATGGCCGTATTCTGGTAAATTCCAGCATACTGGGCTATGCAGCCATGCCTTGGCGCAGTGCTTATACCAGCAGTAAATTTGCACTGGAAGGACTTTGTGATACATTGCGTCATGAAACTCATGCCAGTGGTATTTATATCAGCCTGCTTGAGCCCGGACCAATCACCAGTCGCTTTCGTCCCAATGCACTGATTAAATTCAAACAATATATAGATGTTGAAAACAGCGTGCATCGTGCCGCCTATCAGGCACAGCTCAACCGCCTGCAGGCAGCCGGTTCTGTCGCACCATTTACACTGACTGCCGAACAATGCGCCCAGGTCTGCGCCCGTGCACTCAATGCCAGCAAACCTAAAGCACGTTACCCGGTTACCGTACCGGCACACCTCTTCTGGTATCTGAAAAAATTCCTGCCCATCAGCTGTCTGGACTGGCTATGTCGCACTGCCGTCAGAAAACAGGGAAAATCAAACTGA
- the acuR gene encoding acrylate utilization transcriptional regulator AcuR, which produces MTELFSTPSLSRKGNNTRIALIRSGVAAMTTHGYISANIESILKQVGVPKGSFYHYFKSKEEFGIAILQYYDHFFTEKLEQHLLNQNISSALARINAFCTDAKTSMAKYHFNRGCLVGELMQDESLLPQNYPALLNNILHNWQEKIAGCLQLAQQQQEISSQTDCTKLAYFFWLGWEGAVSRAKLLKNATPLDIFTEQFFNLIKNH; this is translated from the coding sequence ATGACAGAATTATTCAGTACACCCTCATTATCCCGCAAAGGTAATAACACCAGAATCGCCCTTATCCGCAGCGGCGTAGCAGCCATGACCACACACGGCTACATCAGTGCCAATATTGAAAGCATACTGAAACAGGTAGGCGTACCCAAAGGTTCTTTTTATCACTATTTCAAGAGTAAAGAAGAGTTTGGCATAGCCATACTCCAATACTACGACCACTTTTTTACTGAAAAACTGGAACAACATTTATTAAACCAGAATATCTCTTCCGCACTGGCCAGAATTAATGCATTCTGCACAGATGCCAAAACCAGCATGGCCAAATATCATTTCAACAGAGGTTGTCTGGTGGGTGAACTAATGCAGGATGAATCTCTTCTGCCACAAAATTATCCTGCTTTACTCAATAACATCCTGCACAACTGGCAGGAAAAAATAGCCGGTTGTTTGCAGCTGGCGCAACAGCAGCAAGAAATCAGTTCACAAACAGACTGCACAAAACTGGCTTACTTCTTCTGGCTTGGCTGGGAAGGTGCAGTCAGCCGTGCCAAATTACTCAAAAATGCAACGCCGCTGGATATCTTTACCGAACAGTTTTTTAATCTGATAAAAAACCATTAG